In Magnetospirillum sp. XM-1, a single window of DNA contains:
- a CDS encoding acyl-CoA synthetase: MSAVEQARAAAAAKKAGTGGAGINKGVVLMVLAALVPFSLPTVALVGFGMLPTLASWATEKGPNKYAFLCVGGLNFAGVFPYLFSLWFGVHTLDEALRMLTDPIMLMTAYGCSAIGWGIYAAMPPMVASYLAATGQRRVNNLKAAQKKLVEDWGDEVSKKG, from the coding sequence ATGTCAGCAGTGGAACAGGCGCGGGCGGCGGCGGCGGCGAAGAAGGCCGGCACCGGCGGCGCGGGAATCAACAAGGGCGTGGTCCTGATGGTCCTGGCCGCCCTGGTGCCGTTCTCGCTGCCCACCGTGGCCCTGGTGGGGTTCGGCATGCTGCCGACCCTGGCGTCGTGGGCCACCGAAAAGGGCCCCAACAAATACGCCTTCCTGTGCGTCGGCGGGCTGAACTTCGCCGGCGTCTTCCCTTATCTCTTCTCGCTGTGGTTCGGCGTCCATACCCTGGACGAGGCGCTGCGCATGCTGACCGATCCCATCATGCTGATGACCGCCTATGGCTGTTCCGCCATCGGCTGGGGCATCTACGCCGCCATGCCGCCCATGGTGGCCAGCTATCTGGCGGCCACCGGCCAGCGCCGGGTCAACAACCTCAAGGCGGCGCAGAAGAAGCTGGTCGAGGATTGGGGCGACGAGGTTTCCAAGAAGGGCTGA
- a CDS encoding adenylosuccinate synthase has protein sequence MANVAVVGAQWGDEGKGKVVDWLSERADVVVRFQGGHNAGHTLVINGVTYKLSLLPSGVVRGKLSIIGNGVVIDPWALLAEIERIRAQGIDITPDVLKIAENACLILPLHAHLDKAREEASGSAKIGTTGRGIGPAYEDRVGRRAIRVCDLADEAVLKTKIDTLLRHHNALLRGLGAAEVDGAELLAKLLDVAPKILPFADVVWQHLDEVRHTRKRVLFEGAQGAMLDVDHGTYPYVTSSNTVSGNAGTGSGVGPGQVGYVLGICKAYTTRVGEGPFPTELFDEIGKSIGERGHEFGTVTGRPRRCGWFDAVMVRQAVKVGGITGIALTKLDVLDGFKELKICTGYKLDGKVISHFPASMTGQANVEPIYEVMEGWSESTRGVRTWKDLPATAIKYIRRIEELIEAPVALLSTSPEREDSILVHDPFAT, from the coding sequence ATGGCGAACGTGGCTGTGGTCGGCGCCCAGTGGGGCGACGAGGGCAAGGGCAAGGTCGTCGATTGGCTTTCCGAGCGCGCCGACGTGGTGGTGCGCTTCCAGGGCGGCCATAACGCCGGCCATACCCTGGTCATCAACGGCGTGACCTATAAGCTGTCGCTGCTGCCGTCCGGCGTGGTGCGCGGCAAGCTTTCCATCATCGGCAACGGCGTGGTGATTGATCCCTGGGCCCTGCTGGCCGAGATCGAGCGCATCCGCGCCCAGGGCATCGACATCACCCCCGACGTGCTGAAGATCGCCGAGAACGCCTGCCTGATCCTGCCGCTGCACGCCCATCTGGACAAGGCGCGGGAAGAGGCCAGCGGCTCGGCCAAGATCGGCACCACCGGCCGCGGCATCGGCCCGGCCTACGAGGATCGGGTGGGCCGTCGCGCCATCCGCGTTTGCGATCTGGCCGACGAGGCGGTGCTGAAGACCAAGATCGACACCTTGCTGCGCCATCACAACGCCCTGCTGCGCGGCCTGGGCGCCGCCGAGGTGGACGGCGCCGAACTGCTGGCCAAGCTGCTGGACGTGGCGCCCAAGATCCTGCCCTTCGCCGACGTGGTCTGGCAGCACCTGGACGAGGTGCGCCACACCAGGAAGCGCGTGCTGTTCGAGGGCGCCCAGGGTGCCATGCTCGACGTCGACCACGGCACCTATCCCTATGTCACCTCCTCCAACACCGTGTCGGGCAACGCCGGCACCGGCTCGGGCGTCGGTCCGGGGCAGGTGGGCTACGTTCTGGGCATCTGCAAGGCCTACACCACCCGCGTGGGCGAGGGGCCGTTCCCCACCGAGCTGTTCGACGAGATCGGCAAGAGCATCGGCGAGCGCGGCCATGAATTCGGTACCGTCACCGGTCGTCCGCGCCGCTGCGGCTGGTTCGACGCCGTCATGGTCCGCCAGGCGGTCAAGGTGGGCGGCATCACCGGCATCGCTCTCACCAAGCTGGACGTGCTGGACGGGTTCAAGGAACTGAAGATCTGCACCGGCTACAAGCTGGACGGCAAGGTGATCTCGCACTTCCCGGCCTCCATGACCGGCCAGGCCAACGTGGAGCCCATCTACGAGGTCATGGAAGGCTGGTCCGAGAGCACGCGGGGCGTGCGTACCTGGAAGGACCTGCCGGCTACCGCCATCAAGTACATCCGCCGCATCGAGGAACTGATCGAGGCGCCGGTGGCCCTGCTGTCCACCAGCCCCGAGCGCGAGGATAGCATCCTGGTGCACGATCCCTTCGCCACCTGA
- a CDS encoding ATP phosphoribosyltransferase regulatory subunit, with amino-acid sequence MTETANRALLPAGLRDMLPPDAEFEASVVHGLMSIFARHGYDRVKPPLIEFEESLLDGAGGGTSSQTFRVMDPMSQKMMGLRADMTPQVARIAATRLGSQPRPLRLSYAGQVLRVKGSQLRPERQFGQAGIELIGSDAAAADAEVLVMIAEALADLGVSGVSADLALPTLVPAVFAAYGITGEAAERLRAALDHKDSAMVASLGGTAAPVLQSLIAAAGPAARALAELGALDLPPAAAVERDRLSQVVELVAADLPGLTLTVDPVENRGFEYHTGLSFTLFARNIGAELGRGGRYQGGDEPATGATLFMDSVLAALPGPKPPKRLFVPAGTPRAWAQAFRAQGWVTVSGLEPSADPVVEARRQGCGHRLGTDGIVDVELG; translated from the coding sequence ATGACCGAAACCGCCAATCGGGCCTTGCTGCCCGCCGGCCTGCGCGACATGCTGCCCCCCGACGCGGAGTTCGAAGCTTCCGTCGTCCACGGCCTGATGAGTATTTTCGCCCGTCATGGTTACGACCGGGTCAAGCCGCCGCTGATCGAGTTCGAGGAAAGCCTGCTGGACGGCGCCGGCGGCGGCACCTCGTCCCAGACCTTCCGGGTCATGGATCCCATGAGCCAGAAGATGATGGGGCTGCGCGCCGACATGACGCCGCAGGTGGCCCGCATCGCCGCCACCCGCCTCGGCAGCCAGCCCCGGCCGCTGCGCCTGTCCTATGCCGGCCAGGTGCTGCGCGTGAAGGGCAGCCAGTTGCGCCCCGAGCGCCAGTTCGGCCAGGCGGGGATCGAGCTGATCGGCTCGGACGCCGCCGCCGCCGATGCCGAAGTGCTGGTGATGATCGCCGAGGCCCTGGCCGATCTGGGCGTGTCCGGCGTCTCCGCCGACCTGGCCCTGCCCACCCTGGTTCCGGCGGTGTTTGCCGCCTACGGCATCACCGGCGAGGCCGCCGAGCGCCTGCGCGCCGCGCTGGACCACAAGGACAGCGCCATGGTGGCCAGTCTGGGCGGCACCGCCGCTCCGGTGCTGCAATCCCTGATCGCCGCCGCCGGCCCCGCCGCCCGCGCGCTGGCCGAGCTGGGCGCCCTGGACCTGCCGCCCGCCGCCGCCGTCGAGCGCGACCGTCTGTCCCAGGTGGTGGAACTGGTCGCCGCCGACCTGCCGGGCCTGACGCTGACCGTCGATCCGGTGGAGAATCGCGGTTTCGAATACCATACCGGCCTGTCCTTCACCCTGTTCGCCCGCAATATCGGTGCCGAGCTGGGGCGTGGCGGCCGCTATCAGGGCGGGGACGAGCCGGCCACCGGCGCCACGCTGTTCATGGATTCGGTTCTCGCCGCTCTTCCCGGGCCGAAGCCGCCCAAGCGGCTGTTCGTTCCGGCGGGGACGCCCCGGGCCTGGGCCCAGGCGTTCCGCGCCCAGGGCTGGGTGACGGTGTCGGGGCTGGAGCCCTCCGCCGATCCGGTGGTGGAAGCAAGACGTCAGGGCTGCGGGCATCGCCTCGGCACCGACGGTATCGTTGACGTGGAATTAGGTTAG
- a CDS encoding methyl-accepting chemotaxis protein, which translates to MAWFKGGSAAVKVQGPAQSSDDGVALARLAAVEQALDQLLSGKYHSVPSGACPTTSKIKRLAETLEAQAQATLKLDVGLSVNVNEAVTKAAGMMRDVNEVDRRSQTIATAAQQLVASVAQIAATSKAAAADAGSAQEVAAESRVAADQAIGAMHAIAEAVQAAAGKVDSLAQASVQIGDIVNQIEDIASQTNLLALNATIEAARAGEAGKGFAVVANEVKNLANQTARATVDIRSRIENLRVEMGEIVRTMQDGASAVEHGEGVINTTSQGMGRLVDQVHGVSMKMAEIAGILNQQTAASSDVSEGVGAIATLSARNVATISDVVDEMDKASKGILATLNDMSSLEIEDFTLHVAKSDHMLWRKRLADMVVGREVLNPEELADHTSCRLGKWCAALSDESILKHPAYAALEAPHREVHRHGIDAAKAFRSGDLDGALAAIARAATASEGVMKCLNDLGDRRRF; encoded by the coding sequence ATGGCTTGGTTCAAGGGTGGAAGCGCTGCCGTCAAGGTGCAGGGTCCGGCGCAGTCGAGTGACGATGGCGTGGCGCTGGCTCGTCTGGCGGCTGTGGAACAGGCCCTCGACCAGTTGCTGAGCGGCAAGTACCACTCGGTCCCTTCCGGCGCCTGCCCGACCACGTCGAAGATCAAGCGTCTGGCCGAAACGCTTGAGGCGCAGGCCCAGGCCACCCTGAAGCTGGATGTCGGCCTGTCGGTCAACGTCAACGAGGCGGTGACCAAGGCCGCCGGCATGATGCGCGACGTCAACGAGGTCGATCGCCGCTCGCAGACCATCGCCACCGCAGCCCAGCAACTGGTGGCCAGCGTGGCCCAGATCGCCGCCACGTCCAAGGCGGCGGCAGCCGATGCCGGATCGGCGCAGGAAGTGGCGGCGGAAAGCCGCGTTGCCGCCGACCAGGCCATCGGCGCCATGCACGCCATCGCCGAGGCCGTGCAGGCCGCCGCCGGCAAGGTGGACAGCCTGGCCCAGGCCTCGGTTCAGATCGGCGACATCGTCAACCAGATCGAGGACATCGCGTCGCAGACCAACCTGCTGGCCTTGAACGCCACCATCGAGGCGGCGCGGGCCGGCGAGGCGGGCAAGGGCTTCGCCGTGGTCGCCAACGAAGTGAAGAACCTCGCCAACCAGACGGCGCGGGCCACCGTCGACATCCGTTCGCGCATCGAGAACCTGCGGGTCGAGATGGGCGAGATCGTCCGCACCATGCAAGACGGTGCCAGCGCCGTCGAACACGGCGAGGGCGTCATCAACACCACCAGCCAGGGCATGGGCCGGCTGGTCGACCAGGTCCACGGCGTCTCCATGAAGATGGCCGAGATCGCGGGTATCCTGAACCAGCAGACCGCCGCCTCCTCGGACGTCTCCGAAGGCGTCGGGGCCATCGCCACCCTGTCGGCGCGCAACGTCGCCACCATCTCCGACGTGGTCGACGAGATGGACAAGGCGTCGAAGGGCATTCTCGCCACGCTGAACGACATGTCGTCGCTGGAGATCGAGGACTTCACCCTGCACGTGGCCAAGTCCGACCACATGCTGTGGCGCAAGCGCCTCGCCGACATGGTGGTGGGACGCGAGGTGCTCAATCCCGAGGAACTGGCCGACCATACCAGCTGCCGTCTCGGCAAGTGGTGCGCGGCGCTCAGCGACGAGAGCATCTTGAAGCATCCGGCCTATGCCGCCCTGGAGGCTCCGCACCGCGAGGTGCATCGCCACGGCATCGATGCGGCCAAGGCCTTCCGCAGCGGCGACCTGGATGGGGCGCTGGCCGCCATCGCGCGCGCCGCCACCGCCTCCGAGGGCGTGATGAAGTGCCTGAACGATCTGGGCGACCGGCGGCGGTTTTAA
- the serA gene encoding phosphoglycerate dehydrogenase, which produces MPKVLISDKLSPAAVQIFKDRGIETDVKTGLAPDELKAIIGQYDGLAIRSNTKVTAEILAAATNLKVVGRAGIGVDNVDVPAATGRGIVVMNTPFGNSITTAEHAIAMMFALAREIPEANASTHAGKWEKNRFMGVELTGKVLGIVGCGNIGAIVADRAQGLRMRVVAYDPFLSVERAKELNVEKVELDELFPRADFITLHTPLTDATRNIIDAKAMAKMKKGVRIINCARGGLVVEEDLLAALESGQVAGAALDVFKTEPAKENALFGNPKVVCTPHLGASTSEAQENVALQVAEQMADYLLTGAVTNALNIPSVSAEDAPKLKPYMTLANQIGSFAGQLTETGIKDVKIEYLGHVATLNTKPLTAMVLEGLLKPMNEAVNMVNAPVVAKERNIKVSEVKSETEGDYHTLVRLTVTTDKRDRSVAGTLFGGDKARVVEIKGISIEAELGENMLYVTNQDKPGFIGALGTLLGANGVNIATFHLGRAEAGGDAILLTQVDQPVSADLLEKVRALPQVVQAKFLTFA; this is translated from the coding sequence ATGCCCAAGGTTCTCATCAGCGACAAGTTGAGCCCCGCCGCCGTTCAGATCTTCAAGGATCGCGGCATCGAAACCGACGTGAAGACCGGTCTCGCTCCCGACGAGCTGAAGGCCATCATCGGCCAGTACGACGGCCTGGCCATCCGTTCCAACACCAAGGTCACCGCCGAGATCCTGGCCGCCGCCACCAACCTGAAGGTTGTCGGCCGCGCCGGTATCGGCGTCGACAACGTGGACGTGCCCGCCGCCACCGGCCGCGGCATCGTGGTGATGAACACCCCCTTCGGCAATTCCATCACCACCGCCGAGCACGCCATCGCCATGATGTTCGCCCTGGCCCGCGAAATCCCCGAGGCCAATGCCAGCACCCACGCCGGCAAGTGGGAGAAGAACCGCTTCATGGGCGTGGAACTCACCGGCAAGGTGCTGGGCATCGTCGGCTGCGGCAATATCGGCGCCATCGTCGCCGACCGCGCTCAAGGGTTGCGCATGCGCGTCGTCGCCTACGACCCCTTCCTGTCCGTCGAGCGCGCCAAGGAGCTGAACGTCGAGAAGGTGGAACTGGACGAGCTGTTCCCCCGCGCCGACTTCATCACGCTGCACACGCCGCTCACCGATGCCACCCGCAACATCATCGACGCCAAGGCCATGGCCAAGATGAAGAAGGGCGTGCGCATCATCAATTGCGCCCGCGGCGGCCTGGTGGTCGAGGAAGACCTGCTGGCGGCCCTTGAATCCGGCCAGGTGGCCGGCGCCGCGCTGGACGTCTTCAAGACCGAGCCGGCCAAGGAAAACGCCCTGTTCGGCAACCCGAAGGTGGTCTGCACCCCGCATCTGGGCGCCTCGACCTCGGAAGCCCAGGAGAACGTCGCCCTGCAGGTGGCCGAGCAGATGGCCGATTACCTGCTGACCGGCGCCGTCACCAACGCTCTCAACATCCCGTCGGTGTCGGCCGAGGACGCGCCCAAGCTGAAGCCGTACATGACGCTGGCCAACCAGATCGGCAGCTTTGCCGGCCAGTTGACCGAGACCGGCATCAAGGACGTGAAGATCGAGTATCTCGGCCACGTCGCCACGCTGAACACCAAGCCGCTGACCGCCATGGTCCTCGAAGGGCTGTTGAAGCCCATGAACGAGGCCGTCAACATGGTCAACGCCCCCGTGGTGGCCAAGGAGCGCAACATCAAGGTGTCCGAGGTCAAGTCCGAGACCGAGGGCGACTACCACACCCTGGTGCGCCTGACCGTCACCACCGACAAGCGCGATCGTTCGGTGGCCGGCACCCTGTTCGGCGGCGACAAGGCCCGCGTGGTGGAGATCAAGGGCATCTCCATCGAGGCCGAGCTGGGCGAGAACATGCTCTACGTCACCAACCAGGATAAGCCCGGCTTCATCGGCGCGCTGGGCACCCTGCTGGGCGCCAATGGCGTCAACATCGCCACCTTCCACCTCGGCCGCGCCGAGGCGGGCGGCGACGCCATCCTGCTGACCCAGGTGGACCAGCCGGTTTCCGCCGATCTGCTGGAGAAGGTCCGGGCGCTGCCCCAGGTGGTCCAGGCCAAGTTCCTGACCTTCGCCTGA
- a CDS encoding phosphoserine transaminase — translation MSDVSKPAAKPANPNFSSGPCAKRPGWTVDALKDTPVGRSHRAKIGKTKLEELINRTRSVLGIPADYRIGIVPASDTGAVEMAMWSLLGARGIDALAWESFGEGWVTDITKQLKIEDVRVFKAPYGSLPNLAEVDCDRDVVFTWNGTTGGVRVPNGDWIKADRKGLTICDATSAVFAMDMPWDKLDVVTWSWQKVLGGEGAHGMLVLSPRAVERLESYKPAWPLPKIFRMTKGGKLIEGIFKGETINTPSMIAVEDQIDALKWAESIGGLKALVARSEANLKAVQSWLDKSDWAANLADEAKVRSCTSICMIVKAPFFAKLSPDDQAAAAKKIVTLLDKEGVAYDIGAYRDAPAGLRVWGGATVETADVEKLLPWLDWAFAQVKAEFEPKVS, via the coding sequence ATGAGCGACGTTTCCAAGCCGGCTGCCAAGCCCGCCAATCCCAATTTCTCCTCTGGACCCTGTGCGAAGCGACCCGGTTGGACGGTCGATGCGCTCAAGGACACGCCCGTCGGCCGGTCGCACCGCGCCAAGATCGGCAAGACCAAGCTGGAAGAGCTGATCAACCGCACCCGTTCGGTGCTGGGCATTCCCGCCGATTACCGCATCGGCATCGTTCCCGCGTCCGATACCGGCGCCGTCGAGATGGCCATGTGGTCGCTCTTGGGTGCACGCGGCATCGACGCCCTGGCCTGGGAAAGCTTCGGCGAGGGCTGGGTGACCGACATCACCAAGCAGCTGAAGATCGAGGACGTGCGCGTCTTCAAGGCGCCCTACGGCTCGCTGCCCAACCTCGCCGAGGTGGATTGCGACCGTGACGTGGTCTTCACCTGGAACGGCACCACCGGCGGCGTCCGCGTCCCCAACGGTGACTGGATCAAGGCCGACCGCAAGGGCCTGACCATCTGCGACGCCACCTCGGCCGTGTTCGCCATGGACATGCCCTGGGACAAGCTGGACGTGGTCACCTGGTCCTGGCAGAAGGTGCTGGGCGGCGAAGGCGCCCACGGCATGCTGGTGCTTTCTCCCCGCGCCGTCGAGCGTCTGGAGAGCTACAAGCCGGCGTGGCCGCTGCCCAAGATCTTCCGCATGACCAAGGGCGGCAAGCTGATCGAAGGCATCTTCAAGGGCGAGACCATCAACACGCCGTCGATGATCGCCGTGGAAGACCAGATCGACGCCCTGAAGTGGGCCGAGTCCATCGGTGGCCTCAAGGCCCTGGTCGCCCGCTCGGAAGCCAACTTGAAGGCCGTGCAGTCCTGGCTGGACAAGTCCGACTGGGCCGCCAACCTGGCCGACGAGGCCAAGGTTCGCTCCTGCACCTCCATCTGCATGATCGTCAAGGCGCCGTTCTTCGCCAAGCTTTCGCCCGACGACCAGGCGGCGGCGGCCAAGAAGATCGTCACCCTGCTCGACAAGGAAGGGGTGGCCTACGACATCGGCGCCTATCGCGACGCGCCCGCCGGCCTTCGGGTCTGGGGCGGCGCCACGGTGGAAACCGCTGACGTCGAAAAGCTCCTGCCCTGGCTGGACTGGGCTTTCGCCCAGGTCAAGGCCGAGTTCGAGCCCAAGGTCTCCTAA
- a CDS encoding YkgJ family cysteine cluster protein, giving the protein MMNSPFDATAALRAMTSTTSGGLSSPIRDAAFEAVRTLVGAAMPKGPDAVVAAVGEVQAYAEGLWASVRATPAFALGTKPAGCAKGCGWCCHQRVGATVTEVFHVANSLRRRPDGAPLIDRLKAWNSGRPCVFLIDNACAIYDVRPMKCRGVYQVDVRWCMSTFAKQDAPLFGPPPSPEFQQQPKDVFDGAVFGLAHPLHMAGRDCPGVDFVPALKTVIDRPDAARAWWRGETVFPAEARLHDWFPPVKRGKSPKAKSRGR; this is encoded by the coding sequence ATGATGAACAGCCCCTTCGACGCAACCGCCGCGCTCCGCGCCATGACCTCGACCACATCGGGGGGCCTGAGTTCGCCCATCCGCGACGCCGCGTTCGAGGCGGTGCGGACCCTGGTGGGGGCCGCAATGCCCAAGGGGCCGGACGCCGTCGTCGCGGCGGTGGGCGAGGTCCAGGCCTATGCCGAGGGTCTGTGGGCGTCGGTGCGGGCCACCCCGGCCTTCGCGCTGGGCACCAAACCGGCCGGCTGCGCCAAGGGCTGCGGCTGGTGCTGCCACCAAAGGGTGGGCGCCACGGTGACCGAGGTGTTCCATGTGGCGAATTCCCTGCGCCGCCGTCCGGACGGCGCGCCGCTGATCGACCGGCTGAAGGCGTGGAATTCCGGACGGCCCTGCGTCTTCCTGATCGACAATGCCTGCGCCATCTACGACGTGCGGCCCATGAAGTGCCGGGGCGTCTATCAGGTGGACGTGCGGTGGTGCATGTCCACCTTCGCCAAGCAGGACGCGCCGCTGTTCGGCCCGCCTCCCAGTCCCGAATTCCAGCAACAGCCCAAGGACGTGTTCGACGGCGCGGTGTTCGGCCTGGCCCATCCGCTGCACATGGCGGGCCGCGACTGTCCCGGCGTGGATTTCGTCCCGGCCTTGAAGACGGTGATCGACCGCCCCGACGCGGCGCGGGCGTGGTGGCGGGGCGAAACGGTATTTCCCGCCGAGGCGCGCCTGCACGACTGGTTCCCTCCGGTCAAGCGGGGCAAGTCCCCGAAGGCCAAGAGCCGTGGGCGCTGA
- a CDS encoding ATP-binding protein, which translates to MGAEPDSIDVRVRAEQVRVLARNLPFTALTGAVIALLAALGASPVAGEMVWWWAGAFVVVTALRLAMLRFYWMVADRDRRPDFWGPYMAFNLALSGLMWLIFGLTAFDAHHAGHALFIAVILTGLTAASLASLSAYFPGQMAFALPTIFGFVIPVALSGERMMTILAVMAAVFLVVVTLSCRAAERVFVQSIRLRFENERLIGDLRQATTEAEGANRAKSDFLAVMSHELRTPIASILGFVQLAKMAPTLARARAMLPKVDRAGRHLLAIVDDILDISRIEAGKYSLEPAPFDLDEVLGHVEDLTRPLAEEKGVALSLRRAEGSPTRLVGDALRLGQILINLVGNAVKFTSRGNVRVNVRTLPIDEISLLLECEVADSGIGIPADRLEAIFEPFTQGDGSTTRRYGGTGLGLSVCRTLVEMMGGEITVESRPDHGSVFRFSALLGVAPAMAAAESAEAQASPSPDFRALAGRRVLLAEDNPQLAEIYSEFLGMNGVEVIRVDNGAQVVPCALDPARRPDLILMDMEMPQMSGLDATRAIRAHLSRDELPIIGLTAHGFASARDLCMAAGMNDQLVKPVDFQLLTRSIIRSLGAVPPADAHG; encoded by the coding sequence GTGGGCGCTGAGCCCGATTCCATCGACGTCCGGGTGCGGGCCGAACAGGTCCGCGTCCTGGCCCGCAACCTGCCCTTCACCGCGCTGACCGGGGCCGTCATCGCCCTGCTGGCCGCCCTGGGCGCCTCGCCGGTGGCCGGAGAGATGGTGTGGTGGTGGGCCGGCGCCTTCGTGGTGGTGACGGCGCTGCGCCTCGCCATGCTGCGCTTCTACTGGATGGTGGCCGACCGCGACCGGCGGCCGGACTTCTGGGGGCCCTACATGGCCTTCAACCTGGCCCTGTCGGGGTTGATGTGGCTGATCTTCGGGCTGACCGCCTTCGACGCCCATCACGCCGGCCATGCCCTGTTCATCGCCGTGATCCTGACCGGGCTGACGGCGGCGTCGCTGGCCAGCCTGTCGGCCTATTTCCCCGGCCAGATGGCCTTCGCCCTACCGACCATCTTCGGCTTCGTCATCCCGGTGGCGCTGTCGGGAGAGCGGATGATGACCATCCTGGCGGTGATGGCCGCCGTCTTCCTGGTGGTGGTCACCCTGTCGTGCCGGGCGGCCGAGCGGGTGTTCGTCCAGTCCATCCGCCTGCGTTTCGAGAACGAGCGGCTGATCGGGGATTTGCGCCAGGCCACCACCGAGGCCGAAGGCGCCAACCGCGCCAAGTCCGACTTCCTGGCGGTGATGAGCCACGAGTTGCGCACCCCCATCGCCTCGATCCTGGGCTTCGTGCAACTGGCCAAGATGGCCCCGACCCTGGCCCGGGCCAGGGCCATGCTGCCCAAGGTGGACCGGGCCGGCCGGCATCTGCTGGCCATCGTCGACGACATCTTGGACATCTCGCGCATCGAGGCGGGCAAGTATTCCCTGGAGCCCGCCCCCTTCGACCTGGACGAGGTGCTGGGCCACGTCGAGGACCTGACCCGTCCCCTGGCCGAGGAAAAGGGCGTGGCGCTGTCTCTGCGCCGGGCCGAGGGCTCACCGACCCGGCTGGTGGGCGACGCGCTGCGGCTGGGCCAGATCCTCATCAATCTGGTGGGCAACGCCGTCAAGTTCACCAGCCGCGGCAACGTGCGGGTCAATGTCCGCACCCTGCCCATCGACGAGATCAGCCTGCTGCTGGAATGCGAGGTGGCGGATTCCGGCATCGGCATCCCCGCCGACCGGCTGGAAGCCATCTTCGAGCCCTTCACCCAGGGCGACGGCTCGACCACCCGGCGCTATGGCGGCACCGGGCTGGGATTGTCGGTCTGCCGCACCCTGGTGGAGATGATGGGCGGCGAGATCACGGTGGAATCCCGGCCGGACCACGGCAGCGTCTTCCGCTTCTCCGCCTTGCTGGGCGTCGCCCCGGCCATGGCGGCGGCGGAGAGCGCGGAGGCGCAAGCCAGCCCCTCGCCCGATTTCCGCGCCCTGGCCGGCCGCCGCGTCCTGCTGGCCGAGGACAATCCGCAGCTGGCCGAGATCTATTCCGAGTTCCTGGGCATGAACGGCGTCGAGGTCATCCGGGTGGACAACGGCGCCCAGGTGGTGCCCTGCGCCCTGGACCCCGCCCGGCGGCCCGACCTGATCCTGATGGACATGGAAATGCCGCAGATGAGCGGCCTGGACGCCACACGGGCCATCCGCGCCCATTTAAGCCGCGACGAGCTGCCCATCATCGGGCTCACCGCCCACGGCTTCGCCTCGGCCCGCGACCTGTGCATGGCGGCGGGCATGAACGACCAACTGGTCAAGCCGGTGGACTTTCAGTTGCTGACCCGCTCCATCATCCGCAGCCTGGGAGCCGTGCCGCCAGCGGATGCCCATGGTTGA
- the thiD gene encoding bifunctional hydroxymethylpyrimidine kinase/phosphomethylpyrimidine kinase gives MLGRVLIIAGSDSGGGAGIQADIKAVTCLGGYAATAVTALTAQNTHGVSGIHEVPPAFVRAQMEAVLSDIGADCVKTGMLASAAIVEAVAEGLAALAPDVPLVLDPVMVAKGGAALLEGSAAGALISLLVPRARLLTPNIPEAEVLLGRAITGVADMERAALDLLALGPKAVLLKGGHLEGDELVDVLADGGGVRRYAGRRIHTRSTHGTGCTLASSIAAGLARGMDLSDAVECARAYLVKAIETAPGLGSGHGPLNHGHPLAARLPGCG, from the coding sequence ATGCTTGGAAGAGTCCTGATCATCGCCGGTTCTGATTCGGGCGGCGGCGCCGGCATCCAGGCCGACATCAAGGCGGTGACCTGCCTGGGCGGATACGCCGCCACCGCCGTCACGGCTCTGACCGCCCAGAACACCCATGGGGTGAGCGGCATCCACGAGGTGCCGCCGGCTTTCGTGCGGGCGCAGATGGAGGCGGTCCTAAGCGATATCGGCGCCGATTGCGTCAAGACCGGCATGCTGGCCTCGGCCGCCATCGTCGAGGCGGTGGCCGAGGGGCTGGCGGCGCTGGCTCCCGACGTGCCGCTGGTGCTTGATCCGGTGATGGTGGCCAAGGGCGGCGCCGCCTTGCTGGAGGGCAGCGCCGCCGGCGCCCTGATCTCGCTGCTGGTGCCCCGTGCCCGGCTGCTTACCCCCAACATTCCCGAGGCCGAGGTGCTGCTGGGCCGCGCCATCACGGGCGTGGCCGACATGGAGCGCGCCGCGCTGGACCTGCTGGCGCTCGGGCCCAAGGCGGTGCTGCTCAAGGGCGGGCACCTGGAGGGCGACGAACTGGTGGACGTGCTGGCCGATGGCGGGGGCGTGCGGCGCTATGCGGGGCGGCGCATCCACACCCGCTCGACCCACGGCACCGGCTGCACCCTGGCGTCGAGCATCGCCGCCGGGCTGGCCCGGGGCATGGATTTAAGCGATGCGGTGGAGTGCGCCAGGGCCTACCTGGTCAAGGCCATCGAGACGGCGCCGGGTCTAGGCAGCGGCCACGGTCCCCTCAACCATGGGCATCCGCTGGCGGCACGGCTCCCAGGCTGCGGATGA